From Campylobacter upsaliensis, the proteins below share one genomic window:
- a CDS encoding multidrug effflux MFS transporter yields MQKHTKIKGFAKFRLIFILALMSSIAPLSTDMYLPALSQVKQSFETSEFLTQLSLASFFVAFALGQLIYGPLSDVFGRKIPALVGIFLFMLSSLFCVIIDNIYVFIILRFFEALGGCAGVVIARAIVNDLFELKEAASIFALMMVFSALAPMLSPSFGGFLIEYFSWHSIFATLFGLGILLFLLIFFALKESAPHLKRQKFSHKETLKSYRFVLKDKPFILYVSCASLVLAAMFAYITGSSFVFINFFGLSERDFGLLFGLNALGFVIFANINAKMVRKIDSEKILFYALIIMLISTLILFVNSLIKPNFWLFELSIFTSIALLGFIAPNTTTLAMARFKDHSGTASAVLGTSQFALAGVISFIVSAVGANTPVILALVMLICVVLANGLYFAMKR; encoded by the coding sequence ATGCAAAAACACACCAAAATTAAGGGTTTTGCCAAATTTAGACTTATTTTCATTTTAGCTTTAATGTCGAGCATAGCTCCACTTTCTACCGATATGTATCTCCCCGCTCTTTCACAAGTAAAACAAAGCTTTGAAACAAGTGAGTTTTTAACTCAACTTTCTTTAGCAAGTTTTTTTGTAGCTTTTGCTTTAGGACAGCTTATTTATGGACCTTTAAGTGATGTTTTTGGGCGTAAAATTCCTGCACTTGTGGGCATTTTTCTTTTTATGCTTTCTAGCCTTTTTTGCGTGATTATTGATAATATTTATGTTTTTATCATTTTGCGTTTTTTTGAGGCTTTGGGTGGGTGTGCTGGGGTCGTCATTGCTAGGGCTATTGTTAATGATTTATTTGAACTCAAAGAGGCGGCGAGTATTTTTGCTCTAATGATGGTTTTTAGTGCGCTTGCACCTATGCTTTCTCCTTCATTTGGGGGCTTTTTGATAGAATATTTTTCTTGGCATAGCATTTTTGCGACACTTTTTGGGCTTGGAATTTTACTTTTTTTACTCATTTTTTTTGCACTCAAAGAGTCCGCCCCTCATCTTAAAAGGCAAAAATTTTCTCATAAAGAAACACTAAAAAGTTATCGCTTTGTTCTTAAAGACAAGCCTTTTATCCTTTATGTTTCTTGTGCTTCTTTAGTTTTAGCAGCTATGTTTGCTTATATTACGGGGTCTAGCTTTGTGTTTATTAATTTTTTTGGTTTGAGTGAAAGGGATTTTGGTTTGCTTTTTGGACTTAATGCTTTGGGCTTTGTTATTTTTGCAAATATTAATGCCAAAATGGTTAGAAAGATCGATAGCGAAAAAATCCTCTTTTACGCGCTTATCATTATGCTTATTTCTACGCTCATTTTATTTGTAAATTCTTTGATTAAGCCAAATTTTTGGCTTTTTGAACTTAGCATTTTTACAAGTATAGCCTTGCTTGGTTTTATCGCTCCTAATACCACAACTTTAGCAATGGCACGCTTTAAAGACCACAGCGGAACAGCTTCTGCGGTGCTTGGCACTAGTCAATTTGCTTTAGCGGGGGTAATTTCTTTTATTGTGAGTGCGGTGGGTGCAAACACTCCTGTCATTTTAGCTTTAGTAATGCTTATTTGTGTTGTGCTTGCAAATGGACTTTATTTTGCGATGAAGAGATAA